A single region of the Bdellovibrio sp. GT3 genome encodes:
- a CDS encoding RDD family protein, which yields MTFNHEIDKQENPQRAPRKREAPVPLRGPSKDVFKSSKDLGFVGTGFQGGPSRKRKGYRLALWSLLASFVDFLVLIAISCAFLIVFSLLMKTSAGSVLKLLFHSDSQFLLIAEIFALSSGLYLISMRAFMGSSIGEWACNIRLGQPHERLESRYILRVFVRTSLIVLTGVVVLPALSLILGGDLPGKLCGLRLFSLK from the coding sequence ATGACTTTTAATCACGAAATCGACAAACAAGAAAATCCACAGCGGGCTCCTCGGAAACGAGAAGCCCCTGTGCCTTTAAGGGGTCCGTCGAAAGACGTTTTTAAGTCCTCCAAGGATTTGGGTTTTGTCGGCACGGGATTTCAAGGTGGGCCCTCACGCAAGCGCAAAGGGTATCGCCTGGCTTTGTGGTCACTGCTGGCTTCATTTGTGGATTTCCTGGTTTTAATTGCTATCAGCTGCGCTTTCCTGATTGTGTTTTCATTGTTGATGAAAACCTCTGCGGGATCGGTGTTAAAGCTGCTCTTTCATTCTGATTCTCAATTTTTACTTATCGCTGAAATCTTCGCCTTAAGTAGCGGACTTTATCTGATCTCCATGCGGGCCTTCATGGGTTCCAGCATTGGGGAATGGGCTTGTAATATCCGATTGGGTCAGCCCCATGAACGCTTGGAATCCCGCTACATTCTGCGGGTCTTTGTGCGCACGTCTTTAATTGTGCTTACGGGTGTTGTAGTCTTGCCGGCCTTGTCATTGATTCTGGGTGGCGATCTGCCGGGT
- a CDS encoding L,D-transpeptidase family protein: MKTLSILVSLIIVGSGSLAFSKSASYCNDITRLDQLPRLNSEQFKNFFIDGTKVDRIVISKDRKKLYALRFDVVLKSYDVAFGGAPFGHKQFEGDNKTPEGTYLIDSKNPESLYYRGLHINYPNKADRAYAKSKGKSAGGDIMIHGFPNDPTKNALVTAVHPFYNWTQGCIAVTNLEIEQLYMMTGKGTTVEICKMSAPPQNPTPPPETPQPPDEVEQ, translated from the coding sequence ATGAAAACACTGTCTATCTTGGTATCTTTGATTATCGTGGGTTCGGGAAGTTTGGCATTTTCTAAATCGGCTTCTTATTGCAACGATATCACTCGTCTGGATCAGTTGCCTCGTTTGAATTCTGAACAATTTAAGAACTTTTTTATCGATGGCACGAAGGTCGACCGCATCGTTATCTCCAAGGATCGCAAGAAGCTTTATGCTTTACGATTTGATGTGGTTTTGAAGTCCTACGATGTGGCTTTTGGTGGCGCACCATTCGGTCACAAACAGTTTGAGGGCGACAACAAGACTCCAGAGGGAACTTACCTTATTGATTCCAAAAACCCTGAGAGCCTTTACTACCGTGGTTTGCATATTAACTATCCCAACAAGGCCGATCGCGCTTATGCGAAATCCAAAGGGAAGTCGGCTGGCGGGGATATTATGATTCACGGTTTCCCTAATGACCCGACTAAAAACGCTTTGGTCACCGCAGTTCATCCGTTCTACAATTGGACCCAGGGCTGCATCGCCGTGACGAATCTCGAAATTGAACAGTTGTATATGATGACGGGTAAGGGGACGACGGTGGAGATCTGTAAAATGAGCGCCCCTCCACAAAACCCAACCCCTCCACCAGAGACTCCACAGCCACCGGATGAAGTGGAACAGTAA
- a CDS encoding mechanosensitive ion channel family protein, protein MAEKFIKIQVLYDILQLEGYILIGCLLAISWLFYKFFLKEVSEERHKSIRNHFRILIRHFVILSFLFVLFIFMQSSEAQLASFNRFTPYFALLTFIWANIVFVKTTRLMVLQYLFLGSMKHGVPLLLVNIFSLLMSIVLLFWGINRIFGLELGPLLATSAAASVILGLALQDTLGNLFAGISLQLDRNFEIGDWLEITSGIQKATGQVKEISWRSTTLVGFSDEIITFSNRFMANAQISNFSPPDNPILRRQIFRLAYGENVELAKQILEKIVAGIGEVRGIPAPWAYVSDANENWVELKIIYFIDHYSSQYSIGDKVYTRGIADLTSAGIKLARQVVEISSKNNSDVTSKL, encoded by the coding sequence ATGGCAGAGAAGTTCATCAAAATTCAGGTACTGTACGACATTCTTCAACTTGAAGGTTACATTCTGATTGGATGTTTACTCGCAATCTCCTGGCTGTTTTACAAATTCTTTTTAAAAGAAGTAAGTGAAGAGCGACACAAAAGTATCCGCAATCATTTCCGTATTTTGATTCGTCACTTCGTTATTCTAAGCTTCTTGTTTGTTTTATTTATCTTCATGCAAAGTTCCGAAGCGCAATTGGCCAGCTTCAATCGCTTCACTCCGTACTTTGCCTTATTGACCTTTATCTGGGCCAATATCGTTTTCGTAAAAACAACTCGCTTGATGGTATTGCAGTACCTTTTTCTGGGATCCATGAAGCATGGTGTTCCATTGCTACTTGTAAATATTTTTTCACTGTTAATGTCCATCGTCCTGTTGTTTTGGGGCATCAACAGAATTTTCGGTTTGGAGCTGGGACCTCTGCTTGCAACTTCGGCGGCGGCATCCGTGATTCTGGGGCTTGCACTTCAGGACACCTTGGGAAATCTTTTTGCCGGGATTTCTTTGCAGCTGGATCGCAACTTTGAAATCGGAGACTGGTTGGAAATCACCAGCGGTATTCAAAAAGCCACGGGGCAGGTAAAAGAAATTTCCTGGAGATCCACGACGCTGGTGGGTTTTTCTGACGAGATCATCACCTTTTCAAATCGCTTCATGGCCAATGCCCAGATCTCAAACTTCTCCCCGCCCGACAACCCCATTCTACGCCGTCAGATCTTCCGCCTGGCCTATGGCGAAAATGTGGAACTGGCAAAACAGATCCTGGAAAAGATCGTGGCAGGAATTGGGGAGGTTCGCGGGATCCCAGCCCCTTGGGCCTATGTCTCTGATGCCAATGAGAACTGGGTGGAACTGAAAATTATTTACTTTATTGACCACTACAGCTCCCAGTACAGCATCGGCGATAAGGTTTATACGCGGGGTATAGCGGACCTGACGTCAGCGGGCATTAAATTAGCTCGACAAGTCGTTGAGATTTCGTCTAAAAATAACTCCGATGTCACCAGCAAACTTTGA
- the ttcA gene encoding tRNA 2-thiocytidine(32) synthetase TtcA, producing the protein MSPANFEHPLAIKIRKQIVQALNDFNMIENGDKLMVCVSGGKDSSVLLALLTQIQKRSERQFHVEAAILDQKQPGFDATKFKVWIESLGVKLHVIEKDTYSIVKEKSKGATYCSLCSRLRRGILYDYAHDLGFTKMALGHHRDDVVHTALLNMFYTGQTAAMPAKLRSDDGRNILLRPLAYVSERDIEELAAAWAFPVIPCNLCGSQDGLKRVRIKKLVRDLEKEIPNIYSSIQTAMGNVKPSQMMDHDLWDFKGLKPLLSEQLDAPKSSEPTV; encoded by the coding sequence ATGTCACCAGCAAACTTTGAGCACCCGCTCGCCATTAAAATCCGCAAACAAATCGTTCAGGCTTTGAATGATTTCAACATGATCGAGAACGGCGACAAGCTGATGGTTTGCGTTTCCGGCGGCAAGGACTCCAGCGTTTTACTTGCGCTTTTGACCCAAATTCAAAAACGTTCCGAACGTCAATTTCATGTGGAAGCCGCCATTCTGGATCAAAAACAACCAGGCTTTGATGCGACGAAATTCAAAGTCTGGATTGAATCCCTAGGGGTCAAACTTCACGTCATCGAAAAAGACACCTATTCAATCGTGAAAGAGAAGTCCAAAGGGGCGACGTACTGCTCTTTGTGTTCCCGACTTCGTCGTGGAATTTTATATGACTATGCCCATGATTTAGGTTTTACGAAAATGGCTTTGGGCCATCACCGTGATGACGTTGTTCATACAGCTCTTTTAAATATGTTTTATACGGGCCAAACGGCTGCGATGCCGGCTAAGCTGCGCTCGGATGATGGGCGCAATATTTTACTCCGCCCCCTGGCTTATGTTTCTGAACGCGATATCGAAGAATTAGCTGCTGCGTGGGCCTTCCCGGTGATTCCGTGCAATCTGTGCGGCTCCCAAGATGGTCTAAAACGCGTGCGCATCAAGAAACTGGTGCGCGACCTGGAAAAAGAAATTCCCAACATCTACTCGTCCATTCAAACAGCCATGGGCAATGTGAAGCCAAGCCAGATGATGGACCACGATTTATGGGATTTTAAAGGTCTTAAGCCATTGCTTTCTGAACAGCTGGACGCTCCGAAATCTTCTGAGCCCACTGTTTAA
- a CDS encoding glutathione S-transferase family protein — MAEVVMIDFYTAATPNGRKVAIMLEELGVPYTKHMVDLKSGDQKKPEFLAMNPNGRIPVIVDHAADGDLPVFESAAILYYLAEKYNGKFFGSDLKERTSAMQWMMFQMSGVGPNFGNLYYGKNSMTPHNPGFIERFEKESRRIIGVLELALEKSEYLAGSHYTIADMTTYPWIAAKLQMAPEMFSEAPRVKQWAQKISERPAVQKAMA, encoded by the coding sequence ATGGCGGAGGTTGTGATGATCGATTTTTATACTGCTGCTACCCCTAATGGTCGTAAAGTCGCTATTATGCTTGAGGAGCTGGGTGTTCCTTATACCAAGCACATGGTGGACTTAAAATCGGGTGATCAAAAGAAGCCCGAGTTTTTAGCTATGAACCCCAATGGTCGTATTCCAGTCATTGTCGATCACGCCGCTGATGGCGATTTGCCGGTATTTGAAAGTGCCGCAATTCTTTATTACCTTGCAGAGAAGTATAACGGGAAATTCTTTGGTTCTGATTTGAAAGAACGCACATCTGCGATGCAGTGGATGATGTTTCAAATGTCAGGAGTCGGTCCCAACTTCGGGAATCTGTACTACGGAAAAAACTCAATGACCCCGCACAATCCTGGTTTCATTGAGCGCTTTGAAAAAGAAAGTCGCCGCATTATTGGTGTTTTGGAATTGGCTTTGGAAAAATCAGAATATCTGGCGGGTAGTCACTATACGATCGCCGACATGACGACCTACCCATGGATCGCAGCGAAGCTGCAGATGGCCCCAGAGATGTTTTCAGAGGCCCCCAGGGTTAAACAGTGGGCTCAGAAGATTTCGGAGCGTCCAGCTGTTCAGAAAGCAATGGCTTAA
- a CDS encoding DoxX family protein, with the protein MNIALWVLQILLALHTGIGALWKFSHTAEQTMPSLALIPDGVWMGLAIVELLCATALVIPGILKRHTLLTPIAAGLIGFEMLIFCTLHFFSGDRSPQPVIYWLITAGFCAFIVYGRTIRRPL; encoded by the coding sequence ATGAATATTGCTCTTTGGGTACTACAAATCCTTCTTGCTCTGCACACTGGTATTGGCGCCCTCTGGAAATTCTCTCATACAGCAGAGCAGACCATGCCTTCGTTGGCGCTGATTCCCGACGGAGTCTGGATGGGGCTTGCCATCGTTGAGCTTCTTTGTGCAACTGCCCTCGTGATTCCCGGCATTCTAAAACGCCATACACTGCTAACTCCGATTGCCGCGGGCCTTATCGGATTTGAGATGCTGATCTTCTGTACTTTGCACTTTTTCTCGGGGGATCGCTCACCTCAACCGGTAATCTATTGGCTGATCACAGCGGGCTTCTGTGCATTTATCGTTTACGGCAGAACCATTCGCCGTCCTCTGTAA
- a CDS encoding alpha/beta fold hydrolase, which yields MEVLIKFGMEEKFIPNDEGQIHTLWQPLKNTAFILMIPGMFGVAEDCKEEFASLTQYSLAAMSVRGRGKSTRAFVSYTFHSQVSDVLAVIDSCPDENIILFAHSFGCLFAVAACEKRIDRIAGLILVDKGLIQNNISDQWLQRVVESPPQNSSIEIARKIHDEFSPVDLSGVFKSLNKPTLYFKGEKEGHALQEQEAKELEKLPNVQMVRLNESGHWPSESDYDTFIYKIQKFVASLGVQ from the coding sequence ATGGAAGTTCTGATTAAATTTGGTATGGAAGAAAAATTTATTCCAAATGACGAAGGCCAAATTCACACGCTATGGCAACCTCTCAAAAATACCGCCTTTATCTTAATGATACCAGGTATGTTTGGCGTAGCTGAGGACTGTAAAGAAGAGTTTGCGAGTCTTACCCAATATTCTTTGGCTGCAATGAGCGTCAGAGGTAGAGGAAAGAGTACTCGAGCATTCGTTAGTTACACATTCCATTCTCAGGTTAGCGATGTGCTTGCAGTCATTGACTCATGTCCTGACGAAAATATTATTCTCTTTGCACATTCATTCGGCTGTCTTTTTGCAGTCGCTGCTTGCGAGAAAAGGATAGATCGCATCGCAGGCCTTATTTTAGTAGATAAGGGCTTAATTCAGAACAATATATCTGATCAGTGGCTTCAAAGAGTCGTCGAAAGTCCTCCGCAAAATTCTTCTATTGAAATTGCTCGAAAAATTCATGACGAATTTTCGCCTGTCGATCTAAGCGGAGTTTTTAAATCTCTAAATAAGCCTACATTGTATTTTAAGGGCGAGAAGGAAGGTCATGCTTTGCAAGAACAAGAGGCTAAAGAACTCGAGAAGTTGCCTAATGTTCAAATGGTCAGATTAAATGAATCGGGGCATTGGCCAAGTGAATCAGATTACGACACATTTATCTATAAGATTCAAAAGTTTGTCGCCTCTTTGGGTGTTCAATAA